Proteins from a single region of Pseudomonas fulva:
- a CDS encoding DUF6279 family lipoprotein produces MPGYLKSLLLLLSLGLLVSACSKAGLAYRNLDWVISWRVDQYLDLDSQQKAWFKPRLQEHLAWHCSSELPRYVDWLQRTEQLVQQPAPDAGQLETQMIEAEQAFNAIMQQTTPTTVALLADLRPEQVQRLYARMEKDNREDRQKFLEPPMETQISERAERLEKRLNPWFGSLNETQKARVAQWASERRDQNRLWLENRARWQGEFRRVLDERDAPDFAQSMSHVLENRRGGHDEQTTHAYEQSRQAMAALLSDLLAAADDSQRDRVTQRLASISSDLAAEICSG; encoded by the coding sequence ATGCCCGGGTATCTGAAGAGCTTGCTCCTGCTGCTATCGCTCGGCCTGCTGGTCAGTGCCTGCAGCAAGGCCGGCCTGGCCTATCGCAACCTGGACTGGGTGATTTCCTGGCGGGTGGATCAGTACCTGGATCTCGATTCACAGCAGAAGGCCTGGTTCAAGCCCAGGCTACAGGAACACCTGGCCTGGCATTGCAGCAGCGAACTGCCGCGTTACGTGGACTGGCTGCAGCGCACCGAGCAGTTGGTCCAGCAGCCTGCACCGGATGCCGGCCAACTGGAAACGCAGATGATCGAGGCCGAGCAGGCCTTCAACGCCATCATGCAGCAGACCACCCCGACGACCGTCGCCCTACTCGCCGACCTGCGCCCCGAACAGGTCCAGCGGTTGTACGCCCGTATGGAAAAGGACAACCGCGAGGACCGACAGAAGTTTCTCGAACCGCCCATGGAAACCCAGATCAGCGAGCGCGCCGAACGCCTGGAAAAACGCCTGAACCCCTGGTTCGGCAGCCTCAACGAAACGCAGAAGGCGCGCGTCGCCCAATGGGCCAGCGAGCGCCGCGATCAGAACCGTCTGTGGCTGGAAAACCGCGCACGCTGGCAGGGCGAGTTTCGCCGCGTGCTGGATGAACGTGATGCCCCGGACTTCGCCCAAAGCATGAGCCATGTGCTGGAGAACCGCCGCGGCGGCCATGACGAGCAAACCACCCACGCCTACGAACAATCGCGTCAGGCCATGGCCGCACTGCTCAGCGACCTGCTGGC
- a CDS encoding tripartite tricarboxylate transporter permease yields the protein MDTFSYLGQGFGVALSPYNLFTALCGTLIGTIVGLLPGLGPINGVALLIPIAFALGLPPETALILLAAVYLGCEYGGRISSILLNIPGEASAVMTTLDGYPLARQGKAGVALSISAWSSFVGGLMATCGVVIFAPLLAKWAVAFGPAEYFVLMVFAIVCLAGMAGNKPMKTAIAACIGLFLSCVGIDSNSGVYRFTFGSLGLADGIQFVVLVLGLFSVSEILVLLERTHHGQKAIEAKGRMLFNLKEGLSVLATNLRSGAVGFGLGILPGAGATLASAVAYMSEKRLAHKDNKFGNGDLRGLAAPETANSASACGSMVPMLTLGVPGSGTTAVMLGALTLYNITPGPLLFQNQPDIVWGLIASLFVANVMLIVMNVPMIKIFTKILAVPYWALVPAIAIITSIGVYAVHATAFDLYLMIGIGIAGYILRKMDFPLSAILLGFILGGLMEQNLRRALSISNGELGILFASPITWGVWTLIVAMIALPFYRTWRKRSQRKAEAANA from the coding sequence GTGGATACTTTTAGCTACCTGGGTCAGGGCTTCGGCGTCGCCCTGAGCCCCTACAACCTGTTCACCGCCCTGTGCGGCACCCTGATCGGCACCATCGTCGGCCTGCTGCCGGGCCTGGGCCCGATCAACGGCGTGGCCCTGCTGATCCCGATCGCCTTCGCCCTCGGCCTGCCACCGGAAACCGCGCTGATCCTGCTCGCCGCCGTGTACCTGGGCTGCGAATACGGCGGCCGTATTTCCTCGATCCTGCTGAACATCCCGGGCGAAGCCTCGGCGGTGATGACCACCCTGGACGGCTACCCGCTGGCGCGCCAGGGCAAGGCCGGTGTGGCCCTGTCGATCTCCGCCTGGAGCTCGTTCGTCGGTGGCCTGATGGCGACCTGTGGGGTGGTGATCTTCGCCCCGCTGCTGGCCAAGTGGGCAGTGGCCTTCGGCCCGGCCGAATACTTCGTGCTGATGGTGTTCGCCATCGTCTGCCTGGCAGGCATGGCCGGCAACAAACCAATGAAGACCGCCATCGCGGCCTGTATTGGCTTGTTCCTGTCGTGCGTCGGTATCGATTCGAACAGCGGCGTGTACCGCTTCACCTTCGGCAGCCTGGGCCTGGCCGATGGCATCCAGTTCGTGGTGCTGGTACTGGGTCTGTTCTCGGTCAGCGAGATTCTGGTGCTGCTGGAGCGTACCCACCACGGTCAGAAGGCCATCGAAGCCAAGGGCCGCATGCTCTTCAACCTGAAGGAAGGCCTGTCGGTGCTGGCCACCAACCTGCGCAGCGGCGCGGTCGGTTTCGGCCTGGGCATCCTGCCCGGCGCAGGCGCGACCCTGGCCAGTGCGGTGGCGTACATGAGCGAAAAGCGCCTGGCCCACAAGGACAACAAGTTCGGCAACGGTGACCTGCGCGGCCTGGCGGCCCCGGAAACCGCCAACAGCGCCTCGGCCTGCGGCTCCATGGTGCCGATGCTGACCCTCGGCGTTCCCGGCTCCGGCACCACCGCGGTGATGCTCGGCGCCCTGACGCTGTACAACATCACCCCGGGCCCGCTGCTGTTCCAGAACCAGCCGGACATCGTCTGGGGGTTGATCGCCTCGCTGTTCGTGGCCAACGTCATGCTCATCGTGATGAACGTGCCGATGATCAAGATATTCACCAAGATCCTCGCCGTGCCGTACTGGGCACTGGTGCCGGCCATCGCCATCATCACCTCGATCGGCGTCTACGCCGTGCACGCCACCGCGTTCGACCTGTACCTGATGATCGGCATCGGCATCGCCGGCTACATCCTGCGCAAGATGGACTTCCCGCTGTCGGCGATCCTGCTGGGCTTCATCCTCGGCGGCCTGATGGAACAGAACCTGCGCCGCGCCCTGTCGATCTCCAACGGCGAGCTGGGCATCCTGTTCGCCAGCCCGATCACCTGGGGCGTGTGGACGCTGATCGTGGCGATGATCGCCCTGCCGTTCTACCGTACCTGGCGCAAGCGCAGCCAGCGCAAGGCCGAAGCGGCCAATGCCTGA
- a CDS encoding tripartite tricarboxylate transporter TctB family protein, with the protein MSQRIFGVVLLLACVALGIVAWGYHAPFSYEPVGPRAYPMLLLILMGLGAIYLLVKKPSSSASHSDEPPLDRHVIGKVVGCVVILTIYAALFEPLGFVPASLIFGIAMARLYEGTWVASVISGVVLAIGLYLLFDKILDVPLPLGILSSLEI; encoded by the coding sequence ATGTCGCAACGCATTTTCGGCGTCGTGCTGCTGCTCGCCTGTGTCGCGCTGGGCATCGTTGCCTGGGGCTATCACGCGCCCTTCTCCTATGAACCGGTGGGCCCCCGTGCCTACCCGATGCTGCTGCTGATCCTCATGGGTCTGGGCGCCATCTACCTGCTGGTCAAGAAGCCTTCGAGCAGCGCCTCGCACAGCGACGAGCCGCCTCTGGATCGTCACGTGATCGGCAAGGTGGTCGGCTGCGTGGTGATCCTCACCATCTACGCCGCCCTGTTCGAACCCCTGGGCTTCGTGCCGGCCAGCCTGATTTTCGGCATCGCCATGGCGCGCCTGTACGAAGGCACCTGGGTCGCCAGCGTGATTTCCGGCGTGGTACTGGCCATCGGTCTGTACCTGCTGTTCGACAAAATCCTCGACGTACCGCTGCCGCTCGGCATCCTGTCCTCCCTGGAGATCTGA
- a CDS encoding AbrB family transcriptional regulator, producing MPDSDAPHGNPRHLRNWWLTPLVGAAGGYLASLIGWPLPWVIGSLLAVILLRCSGVLSQEMPGGRQVGQWLVAAGIGLHFTSEVLEQVLGNLTIILLGAFATLALSAIGIAGLRRAGVDRAKAFFASMPGGASEMVNLSRRHGAQPARIAAAHSVRLLMVILLIPALFTWGLPPVEPAAPMAVDWFWLAILLPAGALLALLWRRLGQPNPWMLGPLTLCAAASVTFDLHIGMPGWLGQLGQWLIGCALGCHFDRAFFRSAPGFLARVVLFTLLAMIVTALLGSAIGWLSGNESVSLMLGMMPGGITELCLTAEALQLSVALVTALQALRLFLVMFLAEPLFRLWQRHSPQP from the coding sequence ATGCCTGATAGCGACGCCCCCCACGGCAACCCCAGGCACCTGCGCAACTGGTGGCTCACGCCACTGGTTGGCGCAGCGGGTGGTTATCTGGCCAGCCTCATCGGCTGGCCTTTGCCTTGGGTGATCGGGTCCCTGCTGGCAGTTATCCTGCTGCGCTGCAGCGGTGTGCTCAGCCAGGAAATGCCCGGCGGGCGCCAGGTGGGCCAGTGGCTGGTGGCCGCCGGCATTGGCCTGCACTTCACCAGCGAAGTGCTCGAGCAGGTACTCGGCAACCTGACGATCATCCTGCTCGGCGCCTTCGCTACTCTCGCCCTCAGTGCCATTGGCATTGCCGGTCTGCGCCGCGCCGGGGTGGATCGTGCCAAGGCGTTCTTCGCCAGCATGCCGGGCGGCGCCAGCGAGATGGTCAACCTGTCCCGTCGCCACGGCGCGCAACCGGCACGCATCGCCGCTGCGCACAGCGTGCGCCTGCTGATGGTCATCCTGCTGATCCCGGCACTGTTCACCTGGGGCCTGCCGCCCGTCGAACCCGCAGCGCCGATGGCGGTGGACTGGTTCTGGCTGGCCATCCTGCTACCGGCAGGTGCCTTGCTGGCTCTGCTGTGGCGACGACTCGGGCAACCCAACCCCTGGATGCTCGGCCCATTGACGCTGTGCGCCGCGGCCAGCGTGACCTTCGATCTGCATATCGGCATGCCGGGCTGGCTCGGTCAGCTCGGCCAGTGGCTGATCGGTTGCGCCCTTGGCTGTCATTTCGACCGGGCGTTCTTTCGCAGTGCCCCGGGTTTTCTCGCGAGGGTGGTGCTGTTCACCCTACTGGCGATGATCGTCACGGCGCTGCTCGGCTCGGCCATCGGCTGGCTGAGCGGTAACGAATCGGTGTCGCTGATGCTCGGCATGATGCCCGGCGGCATCACCGAGCTGTGCCTGACCGCAGAAGCGCTGCAGTTGTCGGTGGCCCTGGTCACGGCGCTGCAGGCCTTGCGCCTGTTTCTGGTGATGTTCCTGGCCGAGCCCTTGTTCCGGCTATGGCAACGCCACTCGCCGCAGCCCTGA